ataacgcggtctcaagcattgcaccccgcttgagggattcttagttaattaaggaactgtttgtttagacatataaaggattggaccattaggataaccgaacgtgttcatggaagtcatcttgacttggccatggtgttctttatggttgaactctttttaagggcctaactaccttttaccaatcattaacgaaagcattgcaacacatcacgtctctcggatatggtaaaccatgtattctattatgcttaagaaagtttagaccatttcggaatgttaatacgtcacccaactgagtcgcttaattggatgagccgtctgaacgtgtatgcatgtagtcagactgcacgggcgtcgggggtaagggacatcgctgtctattcagaattttcaagcctaacgcagtacctagtgacatgtcttatgacaggggcgtttaggactagtgtaatgaatacagggcctctgcctattcatgagccagcattccataatctcggcagaataactgatgaagtcttagtatgcactcactttaaccttatctgaattacgaattttatctcatttactttatctgtcttataaattagaaaacccaaaataaatattcactactccctaactatattaggcttaaatataggttcgattctactgatatctcaaaaatacgaccctaggtcataattcccttacttataaggagtagtaagatttaggccctgctaaatataaatttaaaacagtaccttcctcccacgagtggctgacccTGGCGAGCCACGGCCTGACGACACagcgcgaataaaaaccgtccgtttcagccATATCACATGGCAACAGATATCTGGACAGATTCATAAAGGCACGAGCTGCTCTCTGTCTTCccacttttacacacacatatacaaacacacacacacataatcacCTCAAATCCccatttttcaaccaaaattcaccaaatttcttgttataatccgctctaataatgcgtttgttcagaagtttttcaaagaaggtaacgattccacctctaaaactctttaaattcgaatgatagtgttcttgaacaaatttttacctaatttgattttgataatttctagtgtaattagagttaaattattcatatattattcttgtataacctagattgatgctatttaacatgattagaagctttaaacttcaaatttttaacaatctagggtttatgttcttgagcaatttggggctttttgatataaacaggttatggccgatttttgttatggattattgctaaattaagtagtgtaacatgtttaggttgctaaatgatccaaactttgatcctaaacatgatttttgagcatcaaagtggactttttaagtctaaaattcatgaacttgattattttgatataaatgccatttgaaacttgttttattgctagtaatggttattttaacatgttatttgagttgaatgcttatgaactttgtataccttttcatatatgcttatttgaaaaattgtagaattgataaaaatatgaaaatgagtataagtttaatatggattaaacatgttattgtaattgttttaatttgttattttgctaacactaatgcatatttggatgcacaaattttgtgtttagtgtgttttgcagagaaatatagatacggacggtgcatcatcgtctagacaacctgaacaagaacctgatcaagaaccacaaccggaatcacaacctgaacaacaacataatgatcaacacgtgccataatatgaaccagaaccacaattttttattgcctacataaTATTTCCcattcaccatgtaatagaacacttaagaattcatgaacaggagttacatcccaatctaagatttgatagaagctggagagattacccaacgtaccaacgtaacaaatttaagctttgcaccaaaaatgtggaaataccaagggtaatagattgggagcctttggaaagggtcaacctagctaactcagtttggctattactaatccaaaggtatggcaactcttcttttcctgattgggaacatttatttaccactcgtaggcctgtatataaggagtggtgtgttgagctaatgagtactatagccttaaataaggatgtagataggttagacgataagacttttcttagatttttacttagaggtaggatgtacaggatgtccatgatagacatggctagggctttacagatttacacccccgctgaattattatcacctgattgtacagctttaatttatgaaggtgagagggtagatagagattttgatgctaacgtcatatggaggcgtatgtcaaattttaatgtatttacacggggaggaagacactcatatttagatattaatacggcagagcttCGCATAActcatagatttttagcaaactcgattacacaaagaggtagaaataaggagaaagtgaccctaaacgatttattctaccttaagtgcattcgagacactagaggttttgttaatatcccctactgtgttgggtattatttgtccaaagtcgtggaaggtatacaggacggggcaataataggaggaggaatttttgttactctcattggagagtatttaagtGTAGATAGGGAACACTGGAGTCCAATGATGGTAGTTGAGGAACAAACCGATACTATAGGTTTGTAGGTTTATCAAGGTgaaaaggtactaaaacggaggcacaatatgccaatacaatatcagggcacccatccacaggtagagaggggttcggatgaggagatggaggaagcagatgacattagggatgtcattaaggatagttatactgatgtcttccagcatgtagatgaggtggaaatgaataaccaggctaggcatcatcagtatgagcagtgaagagccgcggatgagtatgagcaatccaggcgacgccaacacgatagctggaaagttcatcagcaccaaatcatgagccaactatcatatcagataccacataactacatcccgactcgacctgctttttatccaccacatcagctcGACATGtgaccaccctttaacctgtacgaccccaatcaagcctaccaggacacctatcaccaaccatggaacccgagcgatgatatgaactggaatccctatccaaatcaatagtgttccattggtgatttcttatcttttattatttttatctatttatgttaaacatttaacattttgatacttttatgtaatgtttaacatttttattattttgtacgaatatttcatttttgtaatttgaaagtgggatattaagtcccatttcaaaataccatgcatgcttatatttgtattgtatgtattttatctcatgtacacaacaaggtaaaatagcggattttcaaagactggcattaagttcagcaaaatcaactaattttgacgacaagatgcaaaatatatgtgaaataacaactgcagaaatgaacaaatgatgtgcatcatttatcattcaaacaaacaacaatatgtttggaaactttggtaaaatttaatcatttttctacgctaatcaccctcaataatttaaattgtttctgatttcttgcaaatgagggcattgcaagatcttaagtgtgggaagggattaaattctttcggtttaaaaaaaattgacttatacacttggtttaatagcccccgttaaactttactagtaatgcagtagttgtattagaatctagtgctctctgataataaagaacatccctagtcttatatactgactacccacttctagtaaaattttttaaaaattttcaactaaatgaactcaaaatcatgtttatacatatttatgaatgataaaactaggtgttaacaccgaaattattgttacctcggaaaggacataaattgagaaacaacccaaaacgcttaaattcatttaaaatggaatagaagagaataaaaaagcaaagaaagaaaaataaaagccaagtgttggaaaaatttaccaagttatttagaacatatatcacatatttttgtacaaataattgaagatacttttattttggacgatattaatcagttttacccagtttattgtaatataaatagaatttaaaaggaagtaaagtcttctgagaaaaagacacgcgcttcttgatttagatcaggaagttgtcgcccagaccagttgtagagtctacgaaaaaccttgaaaagttttctcgaaaatcagctggaaatccacggacctcagcatcaaacagggtcgccaagtggtcagacttatcctaaccatgagaggatctgtctcgtacaatggggggcaccgtacaaattagcttataagactaatgaatcagatccccagaaaggataatctccttaaagataaaaaatcagcatttaagcctgatattactcaatccttgagattgaacttaaagattgagaattcaaactcatggaattcaatgatatctaaactcgagcttgaacgagaaaatattttgatcaaattacaaaccgatttgttttctgaaaacctattttcaatgcgttcattaccattgaacgtaaaattctaagaattcaccgaaattcgttaggtcacctgaaccaaatcgggtgtcaaccataagaacggtggttgcatagcatggtcgaagacatgaccttgtgccatactgtaaaactatagggtgatctttactattgctcctacaaaggaaagtaattacatccgacacgttatggaccatgaacatctgcatgtcattagacattggcttaacagttgcttgttcaacactttcctttacaactggacggtagtttaccgaaaggtaatatacggagcaagtatactggacgtgtttctttcccaatacaaggttagcaagtgggtgacacaaaaccgcaagttttgagctaaaattttcaaatctgaaacccacaaaaatattttgcaaacaccagtgaagggttattccggaaaacttatctagggtaaaagctagattgaattttcaaaagatcaaatgttttcataaagatccaatttcctaaaaggatctaaatttttatagtcatgtgggactgtaaaccacaatgctactatcattgttcataccgccgtatcaaaatcactgatgtacaaagtgtgaagaataaagaagtgatttaagtatgtttttatttcaagttctatattgcttgaggacaagcaacgctcaagtatgggaatatttgataatgctaaaaacggacatatatttcatagcattatccttcaagaaagacaagcttttagttgcaattgttctatttacaagtgatattcgtttaaataataaaaggtcaagacgaaagacagattcgacgatttgaagacgcaaatgaccaaaaagttaaaaagtacaaagtacaatccaagtggttcaaattattgctgagaaacgtctatAAGTTACAAgcgtacgagccgcgaaacgcaaagtacaagatattaaatcgtactaaaggacgttcgaaaatccggaactaggacatgaaccaactatcaacgcgcgatgcaacgggtctaaaattacaagtcaacgatgcacaagaatataatataatatatatacaattatataaaattatatatattatattatataataaataaatcaagagccgcccacgttttggaagcaTTTGGTGCTGTCACAGCTGGCCATGCTATcattttccatgcgatcacatggagtggaaagcctggccacatctataaattggagCATTTTTTGACGAATTATGTACACCTTCATTCACTgatctctcactctctcaatatatatttatatttatattttataattataatattaagttaataataaggttatagaggcgaatgttttaagtttgtaagtcaaaattctgtccgtgtaacactacgcgattaatactcattgtaagttatgttcaacctttttaaattaatgtctcgtagctaagttattattatatttatttaatccgaagtaatcgtgatgctggactaaatattaagattgggttattgggctttggaccataattggagtttggacaaaagactgacacttgtggaaattggactgtgggctattaatgggctttatatttgtttaactgaatgatagttcgttaatttaagatagagaattacaatttgacgtgtctataaataaccacatacactcgatcagacacgatgggcaggatattaataaatactaataattattgatttgaccggacacgggaatggattaatagtcaatggactcattaaaacaggggtgtattacatacaaggacacttggtgtaattgttaacaacgtattaaaaccttgggttatacgcagtcgataacctggtgtaatcattaataaagtattaagaccttgttacagtttaagtccccaattagttggaatatttgacttcggttataagggtaatttgacgaggacactcgcactttatatttatgacagatggactattatgggcaaaaaccagatggacatatcgaataatcaaggacaaaggacaattaacccatggtaataaattaaaatcaacacgtcgaacatcatgattacggaagtttaaataagcataattcctttaatttatatctcatcgtacttttatttaccgtcattttatttatcatcattttatttatcgtactttaaattattgaaattttatttatcgcacttttatttatcgtcatttactttacgctttaaattaagttatatttatatttaatattttacattaggttttaattgtgacttaagttctaaaatcgacaaaccagtcactaaacggtaaaaacccccttttaataataataatactacttagataaatatatttatatacaaatatagtttaaaacataTATAGCATTAAAATTAGttatatccctgtggaacgaaccggacttactaaaaactacactactctacgattaggtacactgcctataagtgttgtagcaaggtttaggtatatcccattcaataaataaataaataacttgtgtaaaattgtatcgtatttaatagtatttagtagtaaaaattaatagtattacgtaccccttcgctttaacatcatacgttatgaatcttctaagtccgccaaaacgatccttaggcaatcaattagcatcgcgaagcatctaagtatggaaaaatcaaatacttaggaaatttaGTTCCTTTCGCGATAAGAAATTTCTGcataagtgggcaatttcatcactacgCCACTTAGCTTGTTTGCGAAAAAATACCAGCATTATGAAGCAAAACGGTATAAAACATTTCATAAACTTTGAGTATTTTCGCCAAGCGCAATTATTTTAAACAATGCAAACAAATATTCGCATATTCCTTCAATTGTTTATATTTCATATCCTTAcaagtgtgatcaagacttgcaaaaattaaaaataaaaacacatAGGAGAATATCAAATACATGTTTCACTTCTTATGTTGGACTGTGAATATACATACACATTATATTTGCGaaactatgcataatatcgctttaataaatcagcatgccacgcattagggaGAGTTCGCCCTTCTATGTCTgcgagcttatatgaacctgccgcattaattgccacaacTTGATAAGGACCCTCCCAGTTAGGTCCTAATTTGCCAAGTTTTTCTGCTCTACTTGCATCATTGTTTCGCAACACCCATTCGCCTACATCAAAAGACAAAGCACGTactcttttattataataattgGCGATTTACTGTTTATTATTTGCCTCTCTAATAGCAGCCATTAACCTTCGCTCTTCGATAAAATTCAAGTTTTCGCCCAATGCATCATCATTTGCTTCCTTATCAAAGTTAGCAACTCTATGCGTTGTCACAAGAATTTCAGCTGGTATCACTGCCTCAGAGCCATATACTAAACTAAAGGGTGTTTCCACTGTGCTCTTCttgaaagtagtgcgatgtgcCCACAACACATTGGGCAATTCATCCACCCAACCAGTTCGCTTTTCGCATAACCTCCTTTTAATACCACTCACAATATCGCGATTGGTTACTTTACACAAGCCATTAGCCTGTGGATGTGCCACTGATGTAAACTTCTGGAttatatttaaatcagtgcaccatgtttTAAAAGGATCTTTCACTATTTGAGCTCATTATCGCTAACCATTTCACGTGGAACGCCAAATCTGCAAATAATATACTCCCATACAAAGTTACGCACTTGCACTCCAGTAATAGTGCGAACCGCTTTAGCCTCAACCCATTTTGTAAAATAGTCCATTACCACAATTAGGAATTTGACATTGCCAGGACCTGCGGGAAATGGTCCTACAATGTCAATAGCCTACTTGTGAATTGGCCATGGTGAATTAACAGGGATCATATCGTGCCTTGGCTTCCGATTATGCAGAGCATGCCTTTGACAACTTTTACAACGCTTAACAATCTTTGCAACATCGCGGTATAAGGATGGCCAAAAATAACTCATCAGCATAATTTTCGCCGCAATAATTGTATAGCCTGAATGCAATGCACAAGTACCTTTATGCACTTCATCAATTATAATTTCTGCTTCAATTGGGCCCACACATCGCATCATTGGACCATAATATGACTTAAGATACAAAATGTCATTTTAAATGATGTACATTGGTGCTCGTCTCTGACTAAACGAGCTTCACGCTTATCACTTGGCAAAACATCATTGCGGATATATTGCAAAATAGGTTACATCCAATTTTGTTGTTCTTCTTCAACGGACGCAACCGTTAAATCATTATCTATTGATTTACTTGGCAATTCCTCGACCCAAACTTGCTTTTGAAAGTGCGAAAACGTTAAAGCGACCAACTTGCTCaaagcatccgccttcttattttggctTCTTGGCACTTGTGCGAGTTCAAAATGCTCGAACCGCACTGCCAATTCTTTCAACAACTGCAAATATTTCTGCATTGAGGAATCATGTGCCTCAAAAGAGCCATTAAATTGATTTGCTACTAACTGCGAATCTGTAAATGCTCGCAACTTGGTGATATCCATTTTATGCGCGATATTTAAACCGGCAAGCAACGcttcatattctgcttcattgtttgttACATCAAAATTGAAACGTAATGCGTACGTATGTTCCTCACCGCTTGGGCTTGCTAACACTAATCCTGCACCAGCACCTTCTGCACATGAGGctccatcagtaaataaatcccatGTTTCGCCCTGCACTGGCTTTAATTCTATTCGCTCATTAATTACTTCCAACTCCCCAGACATTTCTGTGAGGTAATCCGCCAAAACCTGGCCCTTTACAGCAATGCGGGAGGTAAGAAATCTGATAAGCACCTAACTCTACTGCCCATAACGCGAGCCTTCCAGATATTtctggttttgttaagacttgcttAACTGGCATGTTAGTTAGAACATGCACTGGGTGTCCCTGAAAATATCTTCTTAACCTTCGCGATGTTAATATGAGTGCATACACAAATTTTTCAATGGGCGCATAGTTTATTTTGCTTCCTGCCAGAGCTTTGCTGACAAAATATACAGGTTTTTGTATATTATCCATTTCCACAACCAAAACCGAACCAAAAGCTTCATTTGCTACCGATATATAAAGGTAAAGAACTTCGCCATCTATTGGCGCTATTAACGTAGGCAAGTTTTCAACAACTTCTTCATTTCCTGAAATGCAATTTCAGCCTCACTTGTCCAAACAAAACATTTTCGTTTTAAGcaaccttttaaagttttgaaaaatggtaATTGTCTTTCAGCAGCTTTGgacaagaaacgcgttaatgcagctagctttcccgtcaaactttgcacttctttgacTGTCTTGGGCGCGGTCATATTTTCAATAGCCGCAATTttctttggattagcttgaataccttgctcAGTAACAAGGTATCCCACaaactttccttcagtttcgccaaaactacactttagcggattaagcttcatgtttattctgTGCAATGTATCAAATATTTCTCGCATATCATCTATAATACGCTCTTGCGTTGTGGTTTTAATTACCAAATCATCCACATAAGCTTCGAGATTACACCTAATTTGGTTTTCAACGTAGTGTCAATTAAGTGTTGATATGTtgcacccgcattgattaaaccaaaAAGCATCATTATATAAGAAAATATACCTTTGCATGTATGGAAAACGGTTTTATCTGCGTCTTTCCTAGCCATTGGGATCTGATGATATCCCCTCGCCGCATCCAAAAAAtatttatatggaaaagcatgcaATGATTCCACTTTCAAATCAATTTCTGGTAGTGGATAATTATCCTTAGGGCACGCTTTATTTAAATCCTTGAAATCAATACACATTCGCCACGAGCCATCAGGCTTTTTCACCAAAAATTCCAGCTTTTACCAATTTCGTTACCTCTTCGCACAGCCATTTAATGTGGTCTGGGGCCATGCCTCTACGCTTCTGTACGACAGGTTTTAAAACAGGGTTCACATTAAGTTTATATTTCGAAATATGACgtggaacaccagtcatatcattttTGCACCAGGCGAAAACATCCATGTACTGAACAAGTAATTGCACAATCTGTTTCCTGGTATCCGTACTAATATTGCATCCTACTTTATTTTTTTAATCTGGATATGCAGGATTAACCAATACCATGTTATCCACAATATCAGCGGTATCCTTAACTACACTTTTCACATTAACAGCCGTACAAATAGGCATGACGCTAGTTGAACTTATTGTCGCAACACTTTATGTGTTGCgaatttaatcatgccatgaattgtagatGGAACAATTCCGAATTTACCCAAGGCAGCTCTGCCTAACAACATGTTATAGCGAGATGAAGTCcgcataacatagaaatctagccGCGCTCGCCGCACTAAactatcatcattttcatcaaaaagctCAACATCTAAAGGCAATGCGCCCataggtaatgaagattctccCGCAAAACCAGTTAGCGAAGCTGCGGTTGGTTGTACATTTGTTCTAATATTCTCTGGCAATTGAACAAAACATTTCTCATAAATAATGTCAACACTGctaccattatcaacatgaactttcatgactgtgattCCAGTTTCCGCGACTTTGCACGATACTACAATCGGCATTTCGGAGAAATCATCGCTTTGCATTTTTGGAAAACTTATTGGTGCAGACTGCCAATTTTGATACATTTTTGCTGACTTTCGCTTTCTTCCTCTTTTTTGGACACTTGCTTGCATGGCGACAGCGACACCATGATCACTGCCGTTATTGCTCATTACTTTCAATTAAACAAGCAATTTCCCGCCAATTATGATTATATTCGCCTGCAAATCATCATAATAAAACACGATTGAGATTAAACAGGCCAATTAATTGTTTgatagcacaaaacaaaaaatttcGAGTTTAATTTTTAATGAGTTATTGATCAAAAAATttcgagtcccacggatggcgccaattgatcaatccataatCAATGAGTtatttaattaaggattgagttcaATGATAAAGATAGaggatgagatgtttgatgattattttgggccccgatgatcgtctttcactttattttattttttttttttttttgaaaagcgtctttcactttattaatcaagtgatcaaccaccccgacccggtcttgattgttaattagcatgattcccCTTAAGTCAATGTAAatcttccttgggcaaagtcataagtgaaaattacaaaggtctgggcaaatgacagagaatcaacaaccaataaatgagaggccaagcactctatttatagtattcaaaatatCTGCGGTCTGCGGATTGTCTAATTGTCCGCAGAATCTTTGCAAAATATCTCGTAGTCTTTTATTAATGCGCCAACTGATCCGCTATCTTTATTATTAGCGAATATTCCAAACCTTTTAAATATACTTCACATTACTTTTATTTTTAGCCTttagtaaataaaatatacatatacaatgctatgtatatgatcaagaggATCTCAAGGAAGACCTGGGTTGAATTTCTTGAAAATTCAACTATCAAGATCCCTACTTGAGTTTTCCTGTAGGGTTATCTGTGTGTTTTTATTTGTTGTCTTTTTCTGTGATTTGTGTGTTTATCTGTTACTACTATGGTAAATCAAGATTCTGGTAGTGGTCCCAAGATTACTCAAGTGAGTGATCTTGATTTTAGTGATCCTTTGTATCTTCATGCCAGTTAAAGGGAACTGAGAATTATAATGTCTGGAGTAGGGCTATGTTGTTggctttacaaactaaaaataaaattggatttattgatggtactgttataAAGAGTACAACCGATGATGTTCTTAGGTTACAATGGGATAGGTGTAACTCTATTGTGTTATTTCGGTTTTTATATTCTGTGAGTGAAGAATTATTTTATGGACAAGTTTTTTCAAGTCTTGCTAAAACTGTATGGGATGAATTAAAGGAAACATATGACAAGATAGATGGATCAATTACCTttaatttacataaaaaaaattaacaatattTCTCAAAATGGTGATTCACTTTCAGATTATTATCATAAACTTAACTCTTTATGGAAGCGGTTTGATGCTCTTGTCAAACTTCCTTCATGTGGTTGTGCAAATCCTGAGTTTAAAAAACACAATGATATGATAAAATTAATGCAATTCTTAATGGGTTTGGATGACTGCTATCAGTCTGTTAGAAGCAATATTTTAAcaagggaaaatttaccaagtgttCAAACTACTTTCTCAATTGTATCCAGAGAAGAGTCTCTCAAAAACTCTTCAAATGTTATGGAAAAAAATACCCAATCTGCTTTTCTTGTGTCTaaaagttttgataataataaaaagtttGGTAAAGGACCAAATCCCAATCTTaagttgtaacaccccgtcaaaaatccctttgacGGAACGTTAACTCTTGTcctagtgcttggcttgacttctacgtaacggcaacaatttacagtggaagcaattaatacctgagaataaaacacgcaaaacggatcaacaataatgtagagtgaatctacaggttttaggtaaacaatgcagtctgtttaatattcaatattgagaaaacgtttattagtggaagaccaccaaggtttaatgttaaaagtttgttGACAACACCGTgtcctgtttcaaaagtttgttgacactatcatgtcaagcttcaaatatttgtagacaataccatgtcacgtTTTATCTCAATTGTTCGTAAACcttagttttaaataacgttgtatagtatctgaaaaatagttatcagaaaaatagtttaatttccttgaccacgagattttacaagtacaacaccaagtcgtaaaaacgtttgcataatatgagcacctgaatactagcaatgacccgagtatagaaaccactatgcccgcctttacctcctaaaatgttataaacttgttcgagtgtatctaatattcaaaataaatgcaccacagtttttatagcgggtgagg
This genomic stretch from Rutidosis leptorrhynchoides isolate AG116_Rl617_1_P2 chromosome 11, CSIRO_AGI_Rlap_v1, whole genome shotgun sequence harbors:
- the LOC139875891 gene encoding uncharacterized protein; amino-acid sequence: MRCVGPIEAEIIIDEVHKGPGNVKFLIVVMDYFTKWVEAKAVRTITGVQVRNFVWEYIICRFGVPREMKFTSVAHPQANGLCKVTNRDIVSGIKRRLCEKRTGWVDELPNVLWAHRTTFKKSTVETPFSLVYGSEAVIPAEILVTTHRVANFDKEANDDALGENLNFIEERRVRALSFDVGEWVLRNNDASRAEKLGKLGPNWEGPYQVVAINAAGSYKLADIEGRTLPNAWHADLLKRYYA